A single genomic interval of Spirosoma linguale DSM 74 harbors:
- a CDS encoding PAS/PAC sensor signal transduction histidine kinase (KEGG: hch:HCH_04931 signal transduction histidine kinase~TIGRFAM: PAS sensor protein~PFAM: ATP-binding region ATPase domain protein; histidine kinase A domain protein~SMART: ATP-binding region ATPase domain protein; histidine kinase A domain protein) has translation MNGAKPYEQLLAENENLRWQLYEATETIQAIRTGQIDALVVQGTEGHELYTLKTADHTYRIFIETMNEGAVTLNREGFILYSNSAFATMVELPLTKVFGLRFREFVSPDMQSAFDLLFNESWLGNKKEELSIKSINHTIVPCLLSVTPMQLDGGDCLSLILTDLTAQKETQKLLKIKNEELAQTNTALEISNQALNRSNSNLQQFAYVASHDLQEPLRKVQQFGDLLKNRYAGQLGDGVNYLERMQSAASRMSTLIRDLLSFSRISTQQDTIAPVSLSAVFKNVLTDLDLRIQETNAMITLSPLPDIQGDQSQLEQLFQNLVSNALKFRRPGERPVIHVSSKLLPTEDLPAFVKPTRQTAAYHRIDVSDNGIGFDEKYIDRIFQVFQRLHGKNEYVGTGIGLAICEKVVANHGGAISASSQPGQGATFSVYLPKP, from the coding sequence ATGAACGGGGCCAAACCATATGAACAGTTGCTGGCTGAAAATGAAAATCTACGCTGGCAACTTTACGAAGCAACCGAAACAATTCAGGCCATCCGAACCGGTCAGATTGACGCACTTGTTGTTCAGGGAACGGAAGGGCACGAACTCTATACACTTAAAACGGCAGACCATACATACCGGATCTTCATCGAAACCATGAATGAAGGGGCCGTAACCCTAAACCGGGAAGGGTTTATCCTGTATAGTAATTCAGCCTTTGCCACTATGGTTGAGTTACCGTTGACAAAAGTATTTGGCTTACGATTCAGAGAGTTTGTGTCACCCGATATGCAGTCGGCATTCGACCTTCTCTTCAACGAAAGCTGGTTAGGGAATAAGAAAGAGGAGCTATCCATTAAAAGTATCAACCACACGATCGTACCGTGTCTTTTATCGGTAACCCCCATGCAGTTGGACGGCGGAGACTGTCTAAGCCTGATTCTTACGGATTTAACAGCGCAGAAAGAAACCCAAAAGCTGTTAAAGATAAAAAATGAAGAACTGGCCCAAACGAACACTGCCCTCGAAATCAGCAATCAGGCGCTGAACCGCTCCAACAGTAACCTTCAGCAATTTGCTTACGTTGCCAGTCACGATTTGCAGGAACCTCTCCGCAAAGTTCAGCAGTTTGGCGACCTCCTCAAAAACAGATACGCCGGGCAGTTGGGCGATGGGGTTAACTACCTAGAACGGATGCAGTCAGCAGCGAGCCGTATGTCGACGCTGATTCGCGATCTGCTGAGTTTCTCCCGCATTTCTACCCAACAGGATACCATTGCACCCGTTTCGCTGTCGGCCGTCTTTAAAAATGTGCTGACCGATTTAGATCTGCGCATTCAGGAAACCAATGCGATGATCACCTTAAGTCCGCTGCCTGACATCCAGGGTGACCAGTCACAGCTGGAGCAATTGTTTCAGAACCTGGTGAGTAATGCGCTGAAATTCCGCCGTCCCGGCGAACGTCCTGTTATTCATGTAAGCTCGAAGCTGCTACCCACCGAAGACTTACCAGCGTTCGTTAAGCCGACCCGACAGACAGCCGCTTACCATCGCATCGACGTAAGCGATAATGGTATTGGTTTTGATGAGAAGTACATTGACCGGATTTTCCAGGTATTCCAGCGATTACACGGCAAAAACGAATACGTCGGAACGGGGATTGGCCTCGCGATCTGCGAGAAAGTAGTAGCCAATCACGGCGGTGCCATCAGCGCCAGCAGCCAGCCCGGACAGGGAGCAACGTTCAGCGTATACCTGCCAAAGCCTTAA
- a CDS encoding KaiB domain protein (PFAM: KaiB domain protein~KEGG: mrd:Mrad2831_2968 KaiB domain-containing protein), whose protein sequence is MIDQSPTQESTDPNSEGQHYVLQLFVTGISLNSVRAIANIKQICEQYLPGKYSLEIIDVHQQKMLAEREQLIALPLLIKRSPLPERRLIGDLSDTKKVLSGLGITN, encoded by the coding sequence ATGATCGATCAATCACCAACCCAGGAGAGCACTGATCCCAACAGCGAAGGTCAGCACTATGTCTTACAATTATTTGTAACCGGCATTTCCCTGAACTCGGTACGGGCGATTGCAAACATCAAGCAAATTTGTGAACAGTATCTGCCTGGCAAATACTCATTGGAAATCATTGATGTTCACCAGCAAAAAATGCTGGCTGAGCGGGAGCAGCTTATTGCTCTACCCTTGCTGATCAAACGTTCACCGCTACCGGAGCGGAGACTGATAGGCGATCTATCCGACACAAAAAAAGTTTTATCGGGCTTAGGCATTACTAATTGA
- a CDS encoding KaiB domain protein (PFAM: KaiB domain protein~KEGG: geo:Geob_3569 KaiB domain protein), protein METNEENWELRLYIAGNTPKSKMALSNLKKYCEEHLKGKYAIEVIDLLVKPQLAEGDQIFAVPTLVKKVPEPIRKIIGDLSNEEKVLVGLNIRPAIK, encoded by the coding sequence ATGGAAACGAACGAAGAAAACTGGGAGTTACGACTCTACATTGCTGGTAACACACCTAAATCCAAAATGGCGCTCTCGAACTTGAAAAAGTATTGTGAAGAGCATTTAAAAGGCAAATACGCTATTGAAGTCATTGACCTGCTGGTAAAACCACAACTGGCAGAAGGCGATCAGATATTTGCAGTACCAACGCTGGTTAAAAAAGTACCTGAGCCTATTCGTAAGATCATCGGCGACTTATCGAATGAGGAGAAAGTGCTGGTAGGTTTGAATATTCGCCCGGCAATTAAGTAA
- a CDS encoding putative circadian clock protein, KaiC (KEGG: geo:Geob_3570 putative circadian clock protein, KaiC~PFAM: Circadian clock protein KaiC central region; KaiA binding~SMART: AAA ATPase) produces the protein MSLETANTPNSYLSSLPKTLTGITGLDEITKGGLPKGRPTLICGSAGCGKTLFSIEFIVRGALEFNEPGVFMAFEEKSEELAQNVASLGFDLNQLQKDKLIKLDHVHIERSEIEETGEYDLDGLFIRLGYAIDQIGAKRVVLDTIENLFSGLSNQGILRAELRRLFEWLKARKVTTIITGERGDGTLTRHGLEEYVSDCVILLDHRVNNQISTRLLRIVKYRGSMHGTNEYPFLINEKGISVLPVTSLTLDHPVSSERVSSGIPALDKMLDGQGFFKGSSILISGTAGTGKTSIAASFANEACLRNERCIYFAFEESSFQIIRNMRSIGFDLQTHIDKGLLKFQASRPTLNGLEMHLVAIHKQIKEFKPSVVILDPITNLITVGSVSDVKSMLIRLIDFLQAEQITVLFTALTLNNVINEQTDEGVSSLVDAWLLVKDIEFNGERNRGLYVMKSRGMKHSNQVREFIITDKGLDLVDVYLGSEGVLTGSAREAQQLLEETGIVLREYATNRKDREIERKKLILESKIASLKEEFESVQDELNKTYIEDELRKEVMEKNREQMTRSRHNE, from the coding sequence ATGAGTTTAGAGACAGCTAACACGCCAAATTCTTATTTATCATCCCTCCCCAAAACGCTTACCGGCATTACAGGATTGGATGAAATTACCAAAGGGGGGCTACCGAAAGGCCGTCCAACATTGATTTGCGGTAGCGCTGGCTGCGGTAAAACGCTTTTTTCCATTGAGTTCATCGTGCGGGGCGCCCTGGAGTTTAACGAACCGGGGGTCTTTATGGCTTTTGAAGAGAAATCGGAAGAGCTGGCCCAAAACGTAGCCTCGCTGGGGTTTGACCTGAATCAGCTCCAAAAAGATAAACTCATCAAGCTGGATCACGTTCACATTGAACGAAGTGAAATTGAAGAAACGGGCGAGTATGACCTTGATGGGCTATTTATCCGGCTAGGCTATGCCATAGACCAGATTGGTGCCAAACGGGTCGTGCTGGATACAATAGAGAATCTGTTTTCCGGTCTGTCAAACCAGGGGATTCTTCGGGCGGAGTTAAGGCGGCTTTTCGAGTGGCTTAAAGCGCGTAAAGTTACGACTATCATTACCGGCGAACGTGGTGACGGCACCTTAACCCGCCACGGGCTGGAGGAATATGTATCCGATTGTGTTATTCTACTCGACCACCGGGTCAATAACCAGATTTCGACACGGCTGCTGCGTATTGTCAAATACCGGGGGTCTATGCATGGTACGAATGAATACCCTTTCCTGATCAATGAGAAAGGGATTTCCGTATTGCCTGTTACCTCCCTGACACTCGATCATCCGGTGTCGTCGGAGCGGGTGTCGTCCGGAATTCCGGCTCTGGATAAGATGCTGGACGGGCAGGGATTTTTCAAGGGCAGTAGCATTCTGATTTCAGGCACTGCCGGTACTGGTAAAACAAGTATTGCGGCCAGCTTTGCCAACGAAGCCTGCCTCCGGAATGAACGCTGCATTTATTTTGCTTTTGAAGAGTCATCATTTCAGATCATCCGCAACATGCGCTCGATTGGTTTCGACCTTCAAACGCATATTGATAAAGGCTTACTGAAGTTCCAGGCGTCGCGCCCTACCTTGAACGGGCTTGAGATGCACCTGGTGGCTATTCATAAACAAATTAAAGAGTTTAAGCCATCGGTCGTCATTCTGGACCCGATCACCAACCTGATTACCGTTGGATCGGTCAGTGATGTGAAGTCGATGCTGATTCGGCTAATCGACTTCTTACAGGCGGAGCAGATTACGGTTCTGTTTACGGCCCTGACACTCAACAACGTTATTAATGAGCAGACCGACGAGGGCGTTTCATCGCTGGTAGACGCCTGGTTACTGGTGAAAGATATTGAATTCAACGGCGAACGGAATCGCGGGCTGTACGTGATGAAGTCGCGGGGAATGAAACACTCCAATCAGGTCCGGGAGTTTATCATAACCGACAAAGGCCTTGATCTGGTTGATGTTTACCTTGGCTCAGAGGGCGTGCTTACGGGTTCTGCCCGGGAAGCGCAGCAACTTCTCGAAGAAACGGGCATTGTTTTACGGGAGTATGCGACCAACCGGAAAGACCGCGAAATTGAGCGTAAGAAGCTGATACTCGAATCGAAAATTGCCAGTCTGAAAGAAGAATTTGAGTCTGTTCAGGATGAGTTGAATAAAACGTACATTGAGGATGAATTACGAAAAGAAGTGATGGAGAAAAACCGGGAACAGATGACCCGTAGCCGTCATAACGAATAA
- a CDS encoding Kelch repeat-containing protein (PFAM: Kelch repeat-containing protein; Kelch repeat protein~KEGG: hypothetical protein ; K10443 kelch-like protein 2/3) → MIHLPFRFHSATDSQPQSVPQEALLSPVTKTGKKQQRINWVLGALSIGWAGLLIGCSSSTTVSTLGDWTKRSAFEGVGRSGASSFVINNIAYLGTGLDASNQRLQDFWAYDPAKNAWTQKANYGGVARYSGVGFAVGNKGYIGTGINVNSDKLKDFWSYDPTTNIWTKVSDFGGTARYGSLAFGIGNKGYVATGNDGNYLKDMWAFDPTANAWTKVASYGGEKRIGGIAFVIDGKAYAGTGNNNGIAQRDWYVYDPATDVWTQKLDFLTDQAVQRSYAVGFAINGKGYVTLGDNVSVWQYNPADDTWSQLGSFEGSPRQNAVGFAIGNKGYVTTGSSSGTSRFDDLWDFDPAVEQVIN, encoded by the coding sequence ATGATTCATTTACCATTCCGATTTCATTCGGCTACCGACTCCCAGCCGCAATCTGTACCCCAAGAGGCTCTGCTCTCTCCCGTAACGAAGACAGGTAAAAAACAGCAACGGATAAATTGGGTGCTGGGTGCTCTTTCTATCGGCTGGGCAGGACTGCTGATCGGCTGTAGCAGTTCCACCACGGTGTCGACCCTGGGTGACTGGACAAAAAGATCCGCATTTGAAGGCGTGGGCCGTTCAGGTGCATCTAGTTTTGTCATTAACAATATTGCTTACCTGGGTACCGGCCTTGATGCCAGTAACCAGCGGCTTCAGGATTTCTGGGCTTATGACCCGGCCAAAAATGCCTGGACACAAAAAGCCAACTATGGTGGTGTAGCCCGCTACTCAGGCGTAGGCTTTGCTGTCGGCAACAAAGGGTATATCGGTACCGGTATCAATGTCAACAGCGACAAGCTGAAGGATTTCTGGAGCTACGATCCAACCACCAACATATGGACCAAGGTTTCGGATTTCGGCGGAACAGCCCGGTACGGTTCGCTGGCTTTCGGAATTGGCAACAAAGGCTATGTGGCCACCGGCAACGACGGTAACTACCTCAAAGATATGTGGGCGTTTGACCCTACGGCCAATGCCTGGACCAAGGTAGCTAGCTACGGTGGTGAAAAACGCATTGGCGGTATCGCTTTTGTGATTGATGGCAAAGCCTATGCAGGTACCGGAAACAACAATGGTATTGCCCAGCGGGACTGGTATGTGTATGATCCGGCCACGGATGTATGGACGCAGAAGCTCGACTTCCTGACCGATCAGGCCGTTCAGCGCAGCTATGCTGTTGGGTTCGCCATCAATGGCAAAGGTTATGTGACACTTGGCGATAACGTATCCGTTTGGCAGTACAATCCGGCCGATGATACCTGGTCGCAACTTGGTTCTTTTGAAGGATCTCCCCGCCAGAACGCGGTAGGCTTTGCAATCGGAAACAAAGGGTACGTTACCACGGGTAGTTCCAGCGGAACAAGCCGTTTTGACGATCTGTGGGATTTCGATCCAGCCGTTGAGCAGGTTATTAACTAA
- a CDS encoding peptidase S41 (PFAM: peptidase S41~SMART: peptidase S41~KEGG: swd:Swoo_4634 peptidase S41): protein MKQHVVNKAQRATLNQVIGQHKSLLVVVLLGFIGSLSGCKKTTDDVTPQTTTATVNENTTVDSWILANMRDLYYWNDKIPANPDTTLAPDVFFDSILNKYNATTNPTGDRFSWIENDANTLTAELSGESTTTGMNFNLYLRASGSTGVIAQVLYVSPGSPAEKAGLKRGDVITKVNGQLLNTTNYSDLLFTGTTFTYGLGTVSGNSIVDSDQTRSVTAIVFQENPVFLDSIYTVGSKKVGYLVYNQFVPGANGSKANEYDAQVDAIFSKFKSQGVNELVLDLRYNPGGYTSSSANLASLIGKGINSSKLYFREEWNSTITPYLQKEYGSSFFIQNFLDKPQNIGNNLSRVFVLTTDQTASASELIINGLRPYMTVTTIGTTTYGKNVGSITVTDETGKIKWGMQPIVFKSYNNAGQSDYSTGFTPNIEVDETMPLLPLGDTNENLLNAALNQISGNVAGGRRAAVRNPFIQMGSSIQRKAGGQSMIRAIKNLKL from the coding sequence ATGAAACAACACGTTGTGAACAAAGCCCAACGGGCAACTTTAAATCAGGTGATCGGGCAACATAAATCCTTACTGGTCGTCGTGCTGCTTGGTTTTATTGGGTCCTTATCGGGCTGTAAGAAAACGACCGATGACGTTACCCCGCAAACGACGACGGCCACGGTCAACGAAAACACTACGGTCGATAGCTGGATACTGGCCAACATGAGAGATCTGTATTACTGGAACGATAAAATTCCGGCTAATCCCGATACGACCCTGGCTCCCGATGTTTTCTTCGATTCTATTCTGAACAAATACAACGCCACGACGAATCCTACCGGCGACCGTTTTTCGTGGATAGAAAACGATGCAAATACGTTGACGGCCGAGTTAAGTGGCGAATCAACGACAACCGGTATGAATTTCAATCTTTACCTGCGGGCATCAGGCTCAACGGGGGTTATCGCCCAGGTGCTGTACGTATCGCCCGGCTCTCCGGCAGAAAAAGCGGGGTTGAAACGGGGCGACGTCATTACCAAAGTGAATGGCCAGTTACTCAACACCACGAATTATTCGGATCTGTTATTTACGGGCACGACGTTTACGTACGGGCTGGGTACAGTAAGCGGTAATTCAATCGTTGATTCTGACCAGACCCGCAGCGTAACGGCGATAGTGTTTCAGGAAAACCCCGTGTTTCTGGACTCGATCTATACGGTTGGTTCTAAAAAAGTCGGATATCTGGTCTACAATCAGTTTGTTCCCGGTGCGAATGGCAGCAAAGCCAACGAATATGATGCGCAGGTCGATGCCATATTCAGTAAATTCAAATCCCAGGGGGTCAATGAACTGGTGCTGGATTTACGGTATAACCCGGGCGGCTATACGTCCTCGTCTGCCAATCTGGCCAGCCTGATCGGAAAGGGTATTAACTCCAGTAAACTTTATTTCCGTGAAGAATGGAACAGCACCATTACTCCTTATTTGCAGAAGGAGTACGGCAGCAGCTTCTTTATTCAGAACTTCCTTGATAAACCCCAAAACATAGGCAATAACCTATCACGGGTATTTGTTCTCACAACGGATCAAACTGCTTCGGCCAGTGAGTTAATTATCAATGGTCTTCGCCCGTACATGACCGTCACAACGATTGGCACGACCACGTACGGCAAAAATGTGGGCTCGATCACCGTTACCGATGAGACTGGCAAAATTAAGTGGGGAATGCAACCCATTGTGTTCAAATCGTACAACAATGCAGGCCAGTCTGACTACTCAACAGGGTTTACGCCCAACATTGAGGTCGACGAAACGATGCCGCTGTTACCACTGGGCGATACGAACGAAAACTTGCTGAACGCAGCCCTGAATCAGATTTCGGGAAATGTTGCTGGCGGGCGCCGGGCGGCTGTACGAAATCCATTTATACAGATGGGTTCATCAATTCAGCGGAAAGCCGGTGGTCAATCCATGATACGGGCAATAAAGAACCTGAAATTATAA